Proteins co-encoded in one Pseudophryne corroboree isolate aPseCor3 chromosome 1, aPseCor3.hap2, whole genome shotgun sequence genomic window:
- the LOC134953041 gene encoding olfactory receptor 6F1-like — protein sequence MVDSNRDELIVCEDEDVHIDGDISRQMANGKREENKQQGKLVESSKYRNMLIITLVWTQSKLKTPMYFFLCNLSFLEICYTSVTLPKMLDDLLHMHQRIFVIGCIAQCYFFFVLGAIENYILAVMAYDRYLAICNPLRYSSIMSHVRCWHLALACWFCSILSSFLPLYWLCHLSFCGPNQINHFFCDVIPLLNISCTDVSMLKTYFFVFLWIIVFGCLLFIIVSYWKIILTIFRIPSGKYKAFSTCVSHFTVVLIYYGSVILIYVRSPNEQAFEYDKSVSVLYVVVTPLLNPIIYSLRNKELRKSMNLIQINFFGNIRGGILKII from the exons atggtggactccAACAGGGATgagttaatagtctgtgaagatgaggatgtacacattgatgggg ACATAAGCAGACAAATGGCCAATGGGAAAAGAGAAGAGAATAAGCAACAAGGAAAATTAGTTGAATCAAGTAAATACA GAAACATGCTCATAATTACACTGGTTTGGACACAGTCTAAATTGAAAACACCAATGTACTTTTTCCTGTGTAACTTGTCCTTCTTAGAAATATGCTACACTTCTGTCACCCTTCCAAAAATGCTTGACGATCTTCTACATATGCATCAAAGGATTTTTGTCATAGGTTGTATTGCCCAGTGTTACTTCTTTTTTGTGCTTGGAGCCATTGAAAACTACATTCTTGCAGTAATGGCATATGACAGGTATCTAGCTATCTGCAACCCCCTTAGATATTCATCCATTATGAGTCATGTACGTTGCTGGCACTTAGCTCTTGCCTGTTGGTTCTGCAGTATATTGAGTTCATTTTTGCCTTTATATTGGTTATGCCATTTATCTTTTTGTGGTCCTAATCAGATTAATCACTTTTTCTGTGATGTCATTCCTTTACTGAATATTTCCTGCACCGATGTGTCGATGTTAAaaacttatttttttgtttttctttggaTTATTGTATTTGgctgcttactatttattattgtttctTACTGGAAGATCATTTTGACCATTTTTAGAATACCATCTGGAAAGTATAAAGCGTTTTCTACTTGTGTATCTCACTTCACTGTAGTACTTATATATTATGGTTCTGTGATATTGATATATGTGAGGTCACCTAATGAGCAGGCTTTTGAATATGACAAAAGTGTATCAGTGCTTTATGTTGTTGTGACTCCATTGCTTAACCCAATCATTTATAGTTTGAGGAATAAGGAATTAAGGAAATCAATGAACCTAATTCAAATTAATTTCTTTGGAAATATTAGAGGTGGTATCTTAAAAATCATCTAG